Proteins encoded in a region of the Cheilinus undulatus linkage group 8, ASM1832078v1, whole genome shotgun sequence genome:
- the LOC121514141 gene encoding neuronal pentraxin-1, protein MKIMRNYQSLHLLPVFSLFSLLLCPASATSGSDFDFGAHPRFVCTPIPVDADPACTPAAAPSLGAAGSSGPNHQSAPPAGWWGASEEAKATILHLRESLVQQKETILDQRETIRELTAKLALCEGLTRGHAPHDEHHHTDPHTQYAGLVGHHVYADHVHYSNQQNHHGNSNLIPDSPLYPSVGGQRSNGGQSSSSQGKDKHVAPGDITSSPEHMERMLQALKERLDNLQKRNTSITYSSSLKELLQRKISALEQQLHHNTAALSSPDTHHNDDDSTHKDGGDHHHDDDHHDDNGHLSDHKVSHSSRGHNPSGDNTDHHDDSHSDDHHDTGSDHEDHEDHDDSHHEEEDDDHHSNEADSHSYLTHTAYRVPGPRTGFHSNKLETMLNQLQLAGSSRRKLKSPDAFQISFPMRTNYMYGRMKKTLLQEIFALTLCLWIKAGVGPSLGTPFSYSAPGQANELVLIEWGNNPMELLINDKAVTLPLSLGDGKWHHVCVTWTTRDGQWEVYQDGVQRGSGMNLSPWHPIKPGGVFILGQEQDTLGGRFDATQSFVGEMSDLQMWSHVLTTTDIYSLASCGSHLRGDVLAWSETELELHGGVSKYPFDPCH, encoded by the exons ATGAAGATCATGAGGAACTATCAGTCCCTACACCTgcttcctgttttttctttattctccCTCCTTCTCTGTCCTGCGTCTGCCACTTCAGGGTCAGACTTTGACTTTGGAGCCCACCCCCGTTTTGTTTGCACTCCTATCCCCGTGGATGCAGACCCGGCCTGCACCCCTGCGGCAGCTCCAAGCTTGGGGGCCGCAGGGTCCAGCGGGCCAAACCATCAAAGTGCACCTCCTGCTGGTTGGTGGGGGGCAAGCGAGGAAGCCAAAGCCACAATCCTACACCTCAGGGAGAGCCTGGTTCAGCAAAAAGAGACCATCCTGGACCAGAGAGAGACCATAAGAGAGCTGACGGCCAAGCTCGCCCTGTGCGAGGGCCTCACACGGGGTCATGCGCCTCATGACGAGCACCatcacacagacccacacactCAGTACGCAGGGCTGGTCGGCCACCATGTGTACGCAGACCACGTACACTATAGCAACCAGCAGAATCACCATGGGAACAGCAACCTCATACCGGACTCACCGCTGTACCCCTCTGTGGGGGGTCAACGATCTAATGGAgggcagagcagcagcagccaagGGAAGGATAAACATGTGGCACCAGGGGATATCACATCATCTCCAGAGCACATGGAGAGAATGCTGCAGGCACTGAAGGAGAGGCTGGACAACCTGCAG aaaagaaacacatcCATCACCTACTCCAGCTCCCTGAAGGAGCTGCTCCAGAGGAAGATCAGCGCCCTGGAGCAGCAGCTTCACCACAATACAGCTGCTCTCAGCAGCCCCGACACCCACCACAATGATGATGACAGCACCCACAAGGACGGTGGAGACCACCACCATGACGATGATCACCACGATGATAACGGACACCTGAGTGACCACAAGGTCAGCCACAGCAGTAGGGGTCACAATCCCAGTGGGGACAACACCGACCATCATGATGACAGTCACAGTGATGACCATCATGACACAGGGAGTGACCATGAGGACCATGAGGATCATGATGACAGCCACCatgaagaagaggatgatgatCACCATAGTAATGAAGCGGACAGCCACAGCTACCTTACACACACAGCATACAGAGTACCAGGCCCACGAACTGGTTTCCATTCTAACAAACTGGAAACGATGCTCAACCAGCTGCAGCTTGCAG GTTCCAGCAGGAGGAAACTCAAGAGTCCCGATGCCTTTCAGATCAGCTTCCCCATGAGAACCAACTACATGTATGGACGCATGAAGAAGACGCTGCTGCAGGAGATCTTTGCTCTGACTTTGTGTCTATGGATTAAGGCAGGTGTAGGGCCCAGCCTGGGGACGCCGTTTTCTTACTCTGCTCCAGGACAGGCAAATGAACTGGTACTGATAGAGTGGGGGAACAACCCCATGGAGCTGCTGATCAATGACAAG GCTGTAACGCTCCCTCTGTCCCTGGGGGACGGAAAATGGCACCACGTGTGTGTGACCTGGACGACGAGGGATGGACAATGGGAGGTCTATCAAGACGGAGTACAGAGGGGGTCTGGGATGAATCTTTCCCCCTGGCATCCAATTAAACCTGGAGGTGTCTTCATCCTGGGACAGGAGCAG GACACTCTGGGAGGCCGTTTTGATGCCACTCAGTCATTTGTCGGTGAGATGTCAGACCTGCAGATGTGGTCACATGTCCTGACCACCACCGACATCTACAGCCTGGCTTCCTGTGGTAGCCACCTCAGAGGAGACGTCCTTGCATGGTCTGAAACAGAGCTGGAGCTTCATGGAGGCGTCTCCAAATATCCCTTTGACCCCTGCCACTGA